A DNA window from Xanthomonas campestris pv. campestris str. ATCC 33913 contains the following coding sequences:
- a CDS encoding bifunctional DedA family/phosphatase PAP2 family protein produces the protein MNSWIDATLEWIGHHPTLAGVVIFAIAFCDAVIVLGAIVPALPLLFAIGVLIGLGQINGPYAVICATLGAFIGDALSFWVGHRWGHQLHTYWPFRRYPQLLERGELLFRRNAFKSIVIARYVGAVRPFVPAIAGMSHMPFKRYLIASGLACISWALLFLVPGWVLGTAYDAVAAVAGRLFVVVALLAAVIGLAWAVVLYSYRWSAGHLDALLARLLEWSHRHPVLGNWSVSVFDPRRRESVPLAMMALMLLLLGWGWFVLLMVVLAHGEPLRVDLAVHDLMLALRNPLADYPMVALASLGDWQVLLPAIAAAMGYLAWRGRWMAVTHWVIALAFGLALTQLLGATVQVVRPPAASSGFGFPSVAVTMATIGFGFFALLIARELPGRRRVWPYLVSGAIVSLIGFARLYLGAHWLSDVVGGMLFGIFWLLVLGIAYRRRATRAFWVKPVSWLFYGVFLACAIAFAPRNLVAKLAKFEPPPPLLMELQVSDWWSGQWRLLPARRNEFDDDQRWPLDVQLAGPLAPLQRQLEARGWRAQPQAGWEQALHLLDVSGRPDEVPILPATLDTQVEALLMVRPAAPGHVHVLRLWPATARLLPDAQPLWVGSTQTLRYSRHFSLVGLWYPLRGVDPALSALRDALGPLPYRVEQRRRSQVPVMLIDATPHGGPRREPSAAHPATAAQSEQTAAQRDGSPR, from the coding sequence ATGAACTCATGGATCGACGCCACGCTGGAGTGGATCGGACACCACCCCACCTTGGCTGGCGTGGTGATCTTTGCGATTGCCTTCTGCGATGCGGTCATCGTGCTGGGCGCCATCGTGCCCGCGTTGCCGCTGTTGTTCGCCATTGGCGTGTTGATCGGGCTTGGCCAGATCAACGGGCCCTATGCGGTGATCTGCGCCACGTTGGGCGCCTTCATCGGTGACGCGCTGAGCTTCTGGGTGGGCCATCGCTGGGGCCACCAACTGCACACCTATTGGCCGTTCCGCCGCTACCCGCAATTGCTGGAGCGCGGCGAATTGTTGTTCCGGCGCAATGCGTTCAAGAGCATCGTGATCGCGCGCTACGTGGGGGCGGTGCGTCCGTTCGTGCCGGCCATCGCCGGCATGTCGCACATGCCGTTCAAACGCTATCTGATCGCCAGTGGGCTGGCCTGCATCTCGTGGGCGTTGCTGTTCCTGGTACCCGGCTGGGTGTTGGGCACTGCGTATGACGCGGTGGCCGCGGTGGCCGGCCGGTTGTTCGTGGTGGTGGCGCTGCTGGCAGCGGTGATCGGCCTGGCCTGGGCGGTGGTGCTGTATTCGTACCGCTGGTCGGCCGGCCATCTCGACGCGCTGCTGGCACGGCTGCTGGAGTGGTCGCACCGTCACCCGGTGCTGGGCAACTGGTCGGTGAGCGTGTTCGACCCGCGCCGCCGCGAGTCGGTGCCGCTGGCGATGATGGCGCTGATGCTGCTGTTGCTGGGCTGGGGCTGGTTCGTGCTGTTGATGGTGGTGCTGGCACACGGCGAGCCGCTGCGCGTGGACCTGGCCGTGCACGATCTGATGCTGGCCCTGCGCAACCCGCTGGCCGACTACCCGATGGTGGCGCTGGCCTCGCTGGGCGATTGGCAGGTGCTGCTGCCGGCGATCGCCGCGGCGATGGGCTACCTGGCCTGGCGTGGGCGCTGGATGGCCGTGACCCACTGGGTGATCGCGCTGGCGTTCGGGCTCGCCTTGACCCAGCTGCTGGGCGCCACCGTGCAGGTGGTGCGCCCACCGGCAGCGAGCAGCGGCTTCGGCTTCCCGTCGGTGGCGGTGACCATGGCCACGATCGGGTTCGGCTTCTTCGCGCTACTGATCGCGCGTGAGCTGCCCGGGCGGCGGCGCGTGTGGCCGTACCTGGTCAGCGGCGCGATCGTGTCGCTGATCGGGTTCGCGCGGTTGTACCTGGGCGCGCACTGGCTCAGTGACGTGGTCGGCGGCATGTTGTTCGGCATTTTCTGGCTGCTGGTGCTGGGCATCGCCTATCGCCGCCGTGCCACCCGCGCGTTCTGGGTCAAGCCGGTGTCGTGGCTGTTCTACGGCGTGTTCCTGGCCTGTGCGATCGCGTTCGCGCCGCGCAATCTGGTGGCCAAACTCGCCAAGTTCGAACCACCACCGCCGCTGTTGATGGAATTGCAGGTCAGCGATTGGTGGAGCGGCCAGTGGCGTCTGCTGCCGGCCCGCCGTAATGAGTTCGACGACGACCAGCGCTGGCCGCTGGATGTGCAACTCGCCGGCCCGCTGGCACCGCTGCAGCGTCAGCTCGAAGCGCGCGGCTGGCGGGCGCAACCGCAAGCCGGCTGGGAGCAGGCGCTGCATCTGCTGGATGTGAGCGGGCGCCCGGATGAAGTGCCGATCCTGCCGGCCACGCTGGATACGCAGGTCGAAGCCCTGCTGATGGTGCGCCCGGCCGCACCCGGCCATGTGCATGTGTTGCGGCTCTGGCCGGCCACCGCACGACTGCTGCCAGACGCGCAACCGCTGTGGGTCGGCAGCACCCAGACGCTGCGTTACAGCCGGCATTTCAGCCTGGTCGGGCTGTGGTACCCGCTGCGTGGTGTGGACCCGGCACTGAGCGCCCTGCGCGATGCACTGGGGCCGCTGCCATATCGGGTGGAACAACGTCGGCGCTCGCAGGTGCCGGTGATGCTGATCGACGCAACACCGCACGGCGGCCCGCGGCGTGAGCCCTCTGCAGCGCACCCCGCCACCGCCGCTCAGTCCGAACAGACTGCTGCACAGCGCGATGGGTCACCGCGCTGA
- a CDS encoding serine/threonine-protein kinase: MHPDPSGELPLKSDTFGRILLVREGERMFVRRDLSAAPWLLRGVAWWLARREALALRQLDGMARTPRLLGWNGRQLDRSYLAGDAMYQRPPRGDLAYFRAARRLLQQLHRRGVAHNDLAKEANWLVQDDGRPAVIDFQLAVRGPPRARWMRLLAREDLRHLLKHKRMYCPAAITPVERRVLKRRSWIRELWFATGKPVYRFVTRRVLHWEDNEGQGPKP, translated from the coding sequence ATGCATCCAGACCCTTCCGGCGAGCTGCCACTCAAGTCCGACACTTTCGGCCGCATCCTGCTGGTGCGCGAGGGCGAGCGCATGTTCGTGCGTCGCGATCTGAGCGCTGCGCCCTGGCTGCTGCGCGGCGTGGCCTGGTGGCTGGCGCGGCGCGAGGCACTGGCCTTGCGGCAACTGGACGGAATGGCGCGCACGCCACGGCTGCTGGGCTGGAACGGCCGCCAACTGGATCGCAGCTATCTGGCCGGCGATGCGATGTACCAACGCCCGCCGCGTGGCGACCTGGCGTATTTCCGCGCCGCCCGCCGCCTGTTGCAGCAACTGCATCGGCGCGGGGTGGCCCACAACGATCTGGCCAAGGAAGCCAATTGGCTGGTGCAGGACGATGGCCGCCCGGCAGTGATCGATTTTCAGCTGGCGGTGCGTGGCCCGCCGCGCGCGCGCTGGATGCGTCTGCTTGCACGCGAGGACCTACGCCACCTGCTCAAGCACAAGCGCATGTACTGCCCGGCGGCCATCACACCGGTGGAGCGCCGCGTGCTCAAGCGCCGCTCCTGGATCCGCGAGCTATGGTTCGCCACCGGCAAGCCGGTCTATCGCTTCGTGACCCGCCGCGTGCTGCACTGGGAAGACAACGAAGGGCAGGGGCCCAAGCCCTGA